A region of the Apium graveolens cultivar Ventura chromosome 6, ASM990537v1, whole genome shotgun sequence genome:
ACATCTCCGACACAACATGGGATGAATATGTAGTCCGCCTCGAGAACGGAAGGACCAACAGTAGCACTGGAAAACCCGGTAAAGCTACGTAATGCTTTATTCCATGCCCTCTGCAATGTATCTCCACCGACCCTCGATGCTTTTCTGATTTTCTTCACATGTCCTTTCCCAAGAACCATGAAGTAGGGATCCATGAAATAATAGACGGGTTTCCTCTCCCATATACCTCCAGTGTGAATCTCCTCCTCCCGAGTCCTTAGCAATCCCTGCAAGTATATATGAATGCAACAAGTAAAATAAATGCAAAAAGTAAAATTAATGCAACAAGTAAAATAAATGCAAAAACTAAAATATATTAGACAACGAACAATACCATATAAGTGTATATGATCCTGTCATCAACCCATGTTCCTGGAGCCAGACTCTGCATAGCTGATGCATGGACGTGATAGTCCTGAACACTAAGACCACCGGGATTCCTCGGCGCCATCCCGAAGCCCCATCCCCATCTGAATATATAGCATTCTTCTTTGTCATGCTGAGACTCTTAGTGATACTCCACTTCTCCTCTTTCATCCTGCGGGATGCAAGCTTCGCGGGCCTACTAGATGAGGCAATAGCCTGGGGTGGCTGAGACACATGCTGGGATGGTTGTGTCATGTCAACGACATCCTGGGCAGGAATGGCTGGAATGTCAAAGTCGTCAGCCAAAGGTGCAATGAAATCTGATTTTATGTTCTGAAATGTGGGAGGTCTATAGGCGGGTCCTTTGATCTTCTTCATCAACCGAGAGAATGGTGTGAGGAAGGTAGCAGAAATCCTCCCAAACTCCTCCACAAACTCAGGAGGAACCCTAGCATCCAGCTGCTTCAACATATTAAGCCCGACAACCATCTACAAACAAAAATAAGCAAACATTTTTTCATTAATTCCACAAGGATATCATATCATCAAGATGAAATACGTGTGAATGCAAATTTTGTAGTGTGTGGGGGTGTAATATGAAATATGCATATTTGTAAAACACTTACAACTTCATAGCCCTCGAGACTATCATACAACTCCCTCGTCTTGTACTGCTGCTGAGGCTGTGGATCGGGCTTCCCTATGCGCATACGAGATATATCAGCATACCACGCCATGTAATCAGCCTCCGAAGCTATGTCTACCGAGTCATCAACAAGGCCATCCAAATCTGAACAGAACCTGACCCATTTGCCAATATCAATAAACCACCGCACCAGCCAATCCTCCCCTGCAAACGTGGCATCTTTAGCCCCCCTGTAACCAACCATGTTCACCGGTACCCGTGGAATCTGGGGACTAGAACCAAACTGACTCGACACCCTGTCCGGATGCTGCTACTCGACCACGTCATAACATACAAGGGGAACTCGACCGCACCCAGCTAACTGTGCCTGTATCATCTCGCTGTCCATAACATCCTCGAACCTAGCATACGGCCTCCAGACCACCTCATCACCAGCAACACCATCAAACTCACCCCTATAGAACGGTAAGCTGTGGTGAGGGCCTGACATCCTGCGCTTCTTCGAAACCCCGACATGAGTATCACTAGCATAGGTCCATCCCTCAGCAACCGGATAATCCTCCTGACCGGGAGATCGTAAAGGCACGCCAATACGAGGAAATCTCTCGTAAGACCAAACCTGTAACACCCAGACACAACAAGCAATGCTCTTGCTGCCCTTCCTTGCAGCAATCTCCAAACCCCGGTATATATGAGCTAACACAGCTGCACCCCAAGCATAATAAGGAATCTCCTGCATATTAATCAACGGGTGCATATACCGAACATGAATAAAAGAGCGGTTGATGCTGGGGAAGAGGATACAACCCATAATGAATAGCAGATATGCCTTGGTATGTACAACCGTGACCCTCATATTGTTCTTCTCAGGCTTCTGTGCACCATATCTCTCAAACAACCACCCCAGCTTGATGTTATTCCGATACAAAGCCTCCTTCACCTCCTGCTCGGTCAAAGGCTCAAACCAATTATTAGCAAAATACGCCGCCTTGTTCTCTATCACTCCACAAGTCACCGCATCCCCCTGAACTGGCACCCCTAAAATAAACCCCACATCCTCCAATGTAACAGTCATCTCGCCCTGCCTCGTGAAAAAAGTGTTGGTCTCAGGTCTCCAACGCTCCACCAAAGCAGATATCAACCGAGTGTCAGTAGTCAAGACAACAGCAGGGTCTGCAAAAATCCCAAACCCAAGCATGTGTAGCAATTCCCGCTGTGGTCTCCTTAACTTCCACAAGTGCAATGACTTGTTCCCCGAATAGCTCTGTAACTCATCTCTCCCTGCACCATCCCAAACATCCTCACTGACGTGATACCGATTGTCCCAAATAATATTATGCGCGTTAGGACCCGGCAACATATTCCCGAAATCACCAAAATTATCCATACCAGAAAATACTGTCAACATAATTCATCAATCATCACAATTAAAACACCACGTACACAATTAAAACAATTACCACATATAATCACCTAAATTAACcttaatttcataaattataaaTTCTTAATTTATTTAGAATTTAACACTAATTTTACCAAATTCGaaattaactaaataaaatttgaaattaactaaattaattcaaaaaaaattaactaaaccctaatttcacactaatttttattaaattcgaaataaaaaaataaattaactaaaccctaatttcacactattttttcattaaattcgaaattaaataaattaattcaaaaaaattaaactaaaccctaatttcacactattttttcattaaattcgaaattaactaaattaattcaaaaaatttcgaTTTTACCAAATTATGCAAATTCGATTTTACCAAATTTATAAACGTAATTCACTAATTAAATTCGATTTTAACCATTAATTAAACCACTAATTCGAAATTAATTCTTCATTAAATATATCCTAAAAAATGAATTTAACTAatcaaaattaaattttaattaagtaaatcctaaaaaactaatatttttcaatTCCAAATTATGAACCCTAgaatttctcaaaaatcaaatttaatcataCTACACTTCATATGTTAATTCATCACAAAgattcatacattaattaacacTAAAAATTCGAATTACATACACAAAATCATATCTACAATAAAAAAACAAACATAAATTTATATCAATAAAACTGTAAATAACATAAAAGAATCGATTATATACCTTAATTGCGAGAAAGAGGAATGATTTTGGCTCGCTGTGTTAGGTTGTGTTAGGTTTTTGGCTGTGCTGCTCCTGCTTCTCTGCTTCTGCGCGGCTGCTGCTGTGTTTGTATATCTGTTTGAGAGAGTTTGTGTTTGCTAGGGATAAGGCAAACAAAAAACGTCACAAACTGCTGAAATTTTCCGCGGTCCGTGGTTAGGGGTATTTTCGTAATTACCCCGGACCGCTGAAAATTTCCGCGGTTCGCCTTTAATCTCAACCATTCAATCTCCGATCCAACGGCTGCCAATGTGTTTGTTATATACCGGTCTACAACAAACGTTTGTTGTAGACCGGCCCCCTTTTTTGAATTATCTAATATTACTCTTTAAtagatttttttttgaaatttcgTAAACTAAAGCATAAGATTTGTTCGATTActtgaataataatattaaatataaattcaATAAATAATTCAAAACATATTTTTTTGGGTTTCTTTCTAAAATTTTAGAAGtccaaaaatattattttttaatatttttagtaAAAAAATAGACAACTCGATGCAACCAAATAATCTCCAACTTCATACAATCTTAAATACAACATAAAAACTATATACAACTAATTACATATCTTGTTCATTTTAGTTATCCCgcaatttttttaagaaaatgataaAATTCGCAAAATGTAACATTACAAAAGTtagttttttaataatttttttataaatttttcaaattttatgaTTCAAATAGCTCCCGTTCTCTTAAAGTTTGGATATTACTTTCGGTGCACCCGGCGCGCATTCACATGTTAAATTGTTATTATGTCTTTGTTTCAAATTTAGTAATTTAATTGAggtttttaattttattatttttttctagtacatttttactctTTAGTAACAGATGATGAAGTtcgatttttttttatttttttttgtaataaTGTAGCAATTCCATTCAGTCTCATGTACCACCATCAAGCGGGAATGTGTTCTTTTTTAAACATAGAAATAATTATGGTTTCGTCTTCGGTGAGAGAAGCatacaattataatataaaataggATATTTTTTTTCTGAGAATCAGTGTCAAGTAAATACTTAATCAATACATCACGAACTATTGAATGAACAATTCAACGACCAAGATTTATTTTTCGCGAAATCTCCAAAGAATGAATGAAACCAGATTTTGAACATGTTTTGTAGTTACAGTTGATTATTCAAACACAAACTCAACTAAAATTTGTAGGTGATTCTATTCTTTCTTCACCGATTCCAATTATGTTTCTGCAATAAAAATTATTCTTCCTCCCATCTACCATTAATCGGGTTTTGTGGGGTTTTTAGGATTAAGGTTAGGTTTTCAACCCATTTTGATTGAATTAAAGATTgtagttatatatatatttttttattattgaaAATCCGCAGACGCTAACTTTCGGGTGTGCATTGATTAAGCCTCATGGGCTCATAAAAGGTAAATTGCAAAATAACAAATAAGTAAGAAATAAAGTTTACCGATTGCAAAAAATGAACAAGGATGAACAAATGCAAGAAAATTCCTAATTTTTCTCTTCCGTTTCGTTCAAAAGACATAAAAGGTAAATTGTGATCGTTTAGAATTTATAAACTGAAATAACAGTACTTCCGTGTAAATTATGCACGGACCCTCTGACCTTTTCGCGGAAATTATAAGCGATAGCCTTACTTTTAGCAGagagaataattttttttaaatcctgTTAAATTGTTCATTTTACGGCCAGAAAATGATGTTTTTGTTTAATATTTCATGACACGCGATATGATTTTGCATCAAATTCCAATAATTTATTGGATGGACCCTAGAAATACCTATCTTGTAAAACTTGTCTTTTTAAATAAATAAGTTCATCCACTTTAACTACCggcaattttaaattaaaaaatgtAGATGTATTGTATACCAACTGCGATATAGATAGAGAAGACATTAGTTATTCTTTTCCCTGTGAATTACTTCACACCCAGGGCCTGTATCTTTTACTGATACTCTGTGTTTGAATTGGGCTTTTACTAAACCACATAATTTGCAATTTTTTTTGGGCTGATTTGAACAATTTGAATCGGGCCTGTTGGTTTATTCTTTTCATTTAATTTGGTGATACTCTTATTGATTCAAGACAATTATCTGTATATATTTATTATCGTTTTTCTCGGTATAGATATAGTCCTATGCTTATGACTACCGTAAACTACCGACTCTATCTCATTgatttatatataaattatttgggcacggaggttaaaaaaaatatagtttaacgagaaaaatatgaataataagtaAAGTGGTGGTTTCAAccaatatttaatatatatagtGAGTCTAGTGGAAGAAATGACCGGATGTAAATGGATGGagttaattttatataaaattaaatgtgattttaaaaagaaaaatatatagaaaTGAATAACAAGGGTGTATTGCACTTGTTATGACATGCATGCGGCAGGTAACTTACAAAATAGTGCTCGCATGCTGACGGTGACTGTCAAGACTGATAGAAAATAGTAATTGAATTTTGAACAATATAATTGTAGTATAAATGTAGAGAGAAATTAAAGTATTTATCTTGTGAGAGTAAAAATATGCCGTGTTGCAAATGTAGTAGAAATAGTCGGGGCTGTAAATTGATCTGCACGATCTGGTAGCTCGGTTTATATCCGATTTGAAAATGTGATATATGACTCATATCTATTTTTTATATGATCCAAATCTGGCGAAAAATGATATTAGGATAAAATATGATCCCGAATATTAGTATTTATATACCCATTCAAATTATGTTTcatatattttttctaaaatgATCATACCCGAATATGATCCTTGGTCGGTATTTGGTTTAAACCCGAATATGAATTATAATTTTAACTCATTACATTTCTAAGTAAATAtcaattttataatttattaataccttatataaatgtaatttattataaaatatgatttatctacccttaaatgaaaaaattataatCGTATATAGATAATACATTATATATTTAAGTttttaatttgttattatttAGTATATTTATAACATTATATCTATTTtagaataaataattattatataatagaaattaaaaatattttgtaTTATTAATGGATCATATTTGACTTGGATCTGATGGATCACAAACTACCCGGTTAAAAAAAGAAAATACTTTACCGGCTCATATCCGGTTTGTATCTGAACATCTAATACCCAACATCTAATACCCGAGATCGTCTTGTATCCGAATAAAATGATACCGAACCCAAATCTGGACACTATAAAAATAAAATGATCCGAGAATTGAGTAAATGGATACCCGTATCGCACTGATCATTTTACACCCTAAAAATAGACTAATAACACGACCAACATAATCCAACCTCCAGCAGCAAACTATTAATCAAAACtctttatttttaaattttgaaatttaaacaccattatttatttttcaacttAAGAATTTATATCAAAAGTTTGTTGAACATTCACTAACAACACCGAAAATAATATCAAAACATAAACATTAAACACTCCCAAAGATGAATTTAGCAGTAACTTATAGAATTTGCATAAAATCTCGATTTCCAACATTAACAGAGGAGTGAACAAGTGATCATGCTTTTCAGTAAAATTTAAGCATCCCTCTTCATTTTTCAAGAGCTTAAATGAAAATTTTGTTGGGTTGAAGATGCTCAAACACTATTTTGGAAATGGTGTAAAAATAAcactattttcaaatttaacTATAACTCATAAACACTAAATTTTACACCATTTTTATATTATatagattattttattataactaaattacaaaaataaagttaaaattaataaaataataaaatacaaatGGAACAAATTTGTTTTATCAAAGGAGTACAAGAATAACTAGAAACACACAAAAAAAACTCTAAAAATTTAGTTCGGGGCCAAATTTGATGTAATTTTTGGCGTGATACTAAAATGGTATAACTTTAGAGGTAGATTGGAGAGAAATTTTAAACCAAAATAATGTAAACGTAAATATTTAGAGTTAAGTCGGAGATGGTTTAACAAATAATACTCAAAACAAAAACATTGAAGGGTTTTTTTTTCTGAGGGATTTCAAATTCTAGATAAAGAGGGCAGTAAAAGCCAATTCAAATACGGTGAAGTGCATAAATCCCCTCGCTATTTACTTGTTAAAGAGTGGCAAATTGGGCCCCAACTTATTTGAAAACAAGTAGCCCCCCATAATTTGCATAAAATCTTTTGTGGGACCCAACATAATCCGGTGATGGTATCCAATAATGCACAGTTCCTCCTCCTTTAGCCTTTTAACgtgtttttttttaatatttaacaatgtactatACACATCTAAATTTTCTTttgaatattattaacaaaatctGTGAAATTCCAGaggttaatttataaaaaaaatattgtttaatcatatTAGATATATGATCGCCAAAACATATTTCATTATTAATTTATTTGTTTGTTGGAAAAATTGACATAAAATTTGAAATGAAGAAATGGTACTTGAGGCTGGTAAATTGAGTAATGAAGAGGTGGGCCGGGGACGCAGTCCATTTTAGGACACAAAGTAGACTGCAGTTGAGTAGTTGGACAATTAGTACTCAATCCTCTTTTTAAATCCAAACAGCCTGGCCTATTTCTTACCAAGTCCACATCATGACCTTGCACTAATAATCTGTAACTATCAAAAAATGCTGAGTTCTATCCTTCTAGCAATATATATCCCACACACATGCTTCAGCAAATGAACAATCCTACACCATTTACAAACACTAACCAAATGATCTAATTAATAGGCAAACTCAACTATGCAAGTATCAATGTACTAATCTTCGACTGAGACACATGAAGCATGAAATGTTCGAATCCTTGAGATAATTACCATTACCTTTACAAGTAGATAATATTATGCTCGCTTGCTACGAATATTAGTATTTAGACTAGCAAGGATAACATAATTAAAGTATTAGCGGGGTTAGGAGATTCAGAATCATAGAGGGGGAAGAGCAAATTGCTCAAGATCCAGTAGCCCTCAAAACTTAGCAAGTACTATTACTACTACTATTCACTGATCTAAAGAGGTTAGGGGGTAATATTATGTGCtgtattttaaattatataaccATTGCACATCTGGATCTGTAGTCACTTGGCTCACTTTCTCCGGCTACCACCTGCTGATTTTAGTCTCCTAGCTGCATGAATGAATTCCACAATCCCTTGAACCTCATCAACATGCTGCattgtttaaataatatatttagtAAAGAGAAATTTAAGATTTGCTTATATAACTGTAGAAGGGAAGGAGAGGGAAGGAGAGAAGACAAACGGGAAGTGAGAAAGGAGAAACCTGTGAAGCAAAATGCTGCTGAACGGCATCAATTAACTGCTCCTTTGAAGGATTACAATTCATGCTTCCCTATTAACCAAGAAACGAAGTGGCATAGATTAAAAATTACTAGTGAAAAAAATAATAGCAGAGCAGATAATAATCAAGacaaaagagaaaaaaaaaaaagTACGCACAAGGTTGTAGGTGCTCCAATATTTCCACAATGTGCTGGTCCCAAGTTTTGACAAGTTCACTTTCTGCTAATCAAATAACATAAGTTAGAATAGTGGAGAAAATGTAGCACAAAAGAAGCAGATCTCGAGCATGCTAGAAATTTTCCATTCATTCTTTTCTTACCGGGTGATGTATTAGAACATTGGATCGCACTTCTTTATAACAACTCCGGTTAATCGACTTCATTGGAGCCCAAGGTCTTGAGTAACGAACCCTTGGCTTGCTTATCTTGCTGAATTCCATACCAGTGGCTGAACAAAAAGAAAGAGTAACGACCGTTACTATCGTTGTATCTTCAATCCCGGACGACTGCAAAAACCATATATCAAGTAGTAAGTGTCATTAGTTACTTACGGAAATCATTTTCCCTTTCCCCAATGTCAGTGCTGCTGCTGCTATCAAAGTCGAATTCTTCATCCACTTCATTCCCAGTGGGGTGCTCAAGAACACTCAATGCATTCCTCTGCAGTTTCACCTCAACCCCATTCTTCAGAACCTTTTGTGCAGGAAATAATATAACGTTAATATAATGATTGGTGCAGATTTGAGAGGTGGAGGATACAACTATAGCTAAAAATTGTAAGGAGAAACTAATAAAACAGAAGCATCAAACTGAACTATTGTACACATCACATAATCATATTTCTCCAAGCATAATCTTTTGCAAGAGGTTATTAACTACAAGATCATTAAGATTACAACAGGGTATCCCAGGTATTTGTTCAAGCTAGAGTTTTACCGTACTGAGTTAATGCCTGAGATAGTTACTAGTTCACAAATCAACCTCTATTTACAAATGATGTTTTCTAATTATCCTATAATTAGAAATGCAGAAAAGGGCTTATTACGAACGTAAATTAAATTTTACTACAATCCATCTCTTTTCAATCTTGCCTAATGAAAACCGCACCTCAAAATAGTTAGGTACTAGTATAGATGATTATCAAGACTATGCACAAAGAAGCAAGATATAATCTTCAAGCATTTAAAAGTAGGAATTAAAGTAATTAAGAATTAAACAGAGAAAAAACAACAAAGTGAATAAGTAAAGGCAAAAAAACAGAAAGAGGGGATTATTACCAGCCAATGCCAACCACCAAGTCCAACAGCCTTCTTGACAACTCCTTGCAGACCCACCAAAACAGACTTTGTTCTGTTGTTTCCTGTCACAACAACTTTGGTATGCCTAGGAAGAACAGAAAGCTCTTCATCACCACTTTCCTCCCGTAAAGGCGAGAACACCCGAGAAGAACAAAGCACAGGCTCCAACATTTTTCAGCTCTCAAACTATAAAACTAAACAAGCTTTAATCTTCTTCAACTATTGAATCTAATTCTCTCAATCCATACATCTAAAATTCCTTTCAATTGCCTTTATTTACAAACACTAACCTAGAAGAAAAAACTGGATACTACTAACAAGCAAGAAGCACAAAACCCATCAATCTTTATCGCTGCTCGACACTATTTGATCACCTGACATTACAATTTCAGCTGAAACCCGAATTCAAGATTCCTGAAAATACCGGATAAAATTGAGGGGTGGGTataaaaaagattcaaatgaTGTAGTAGTACTAATATAGCGCAAGTCATCAATGTAGTGAAGTTGTGTAATAAAGAGAGAGAAAATTGTGCAACATTAATATAGAACATGGACATCTATTTAAAAGAGGTCTGACACGAAATTTATAAGGGAATGTTGAATGCAATTGAACCTTCCATTAATTCAAGAAAATCCAGCACGGGCTAATCTTGATCACAATAAATGaacttattttcaatttttttcacTTATATTAAGCTACATAAATTACATGGGTCTAATCAATTTTTGTCACTAATCAGCTTCAGATAGATTttacattttaatttattttaatccAGTAATTTAAGCTATAAACTAAACAATTCttaaattttaaaagaaaaaaagacatacatacacacacaagAATATTCATGTCAATACATACAAGATGGCAATATATTTAACAGCAAATAATCAAGACTTGAGTAGAAAAAAGTGAAAATTAGTGGAAACCAGTTAATCAAACAGTAAGGGTACTAAAAAAGAGCTAGATAGCATGATGCAAAAGCATAGTATGTAAGGATATGTGTGTGTATAAATTAAAAAACTTACCAGAAATAGTTGCAATCACCAAGAGTTGAAAGAAGATAATGCATGTAATGAGGGGTTGAAGAAAATGAACACTAAAAAGCTGGAAGAAAGAGAGAGGAGTGAGATGAATAAAAGAAATGTACTAATAAATCAAGAAAATGaagggggggagagagagagaggataataaaataaatgcTTACTACCAACTGCAGGTGGTGCTGCCAATGGGGAAGAAAGGAAGGGTACTGTTTCAAAAAgtaaacacacacacactcaccAGTCACCACCCGTACACTCTTCACTCATTCACTCTCCTAGTAGTATTATTATTCACCCCTATGCTTGTTTACCTTTTATTACCGGTTACTTATAATTGGAGCCCTCTCCACTTTTATTTCATGAGCCTGCTTCTATCTACTACCCCTCTTTTCGCTCGGCTATTTGTCCCTACTATCTTACACGTTCTCTGCATGCTTTGTAACATCTTTTATCTCGTTTCTAACCTCTTCAATTTTGGTTTTTTCTTGACAAAATATTCGATTAATCAACTGTACTCGGTATGTATTGCATATATCAATATATGAAGGTGTATAATGTACGCAATTTTattctcaattttaaaaaatgaaaaagtGTTTTTACAAAAAAATCTTGACTTGTGTATGCATAAATGTGTGTTTTACATAAATATTAATATGTAATGATATATAGAAATAAAAATTTGATCATATAATCTGTAAAATAAGCGAGATAATATTTTGAaccatattttttttttatatggGGCTTATCTTGAAAATCGTAGTTTATTAGACGAGTTAAGGCTAAGCACTTTTCGTTCCACCAATTTACCAAAGAAGAATCAATAACATAGAGACTTGAATTGAAAAAAAACAAACCCTAAACCATCATAATTCGAGTACGATGGCTAATTCTTATTGTGTCGATAATAATACTAATAAATGTAGATTGGTTTTAAATTTGATATATAATTGTTGGTATCAAAATATGTGTTATTTTGATTGTAATTTTAAGGTATATTAAAATTACTTGTGTAACTTATTTGTAAtttattttcttcaaaatagaaaattaaaatttttatattattattcagAAATTAAAAAAGACAATTAAACAAGGAATTATGATTCTACCAATTTCTAGGCTTTGAAATGCGAGTGAAAAATCAAAGCTAGCTTTTGCCAAGCGAAGAGGGTACTTTGTTGTTTTGAAGTTAAAAACAGGAAAACTATGAGGCAATGTGAGTGTGCTGTCCCCAGTTAGGTAGACGTTACTTTGAAAACTTCCTCATTTGTTACACATATTTAACGTATAATTTTTTAGGTTTCTCTTTTCATAGAAATAGTAAATAATTATCACAGTTGGGTTGCAGTACTATTTTCTCGTTTCGTAAACAATTTGCTATATGTCATCATCCTTCCAGCTAATGTATTC
Encoded here:
- the LOC141663539 gene encoding uncharacterized protein LOC141663539 isoform X1 yields the protein MLEPVLCSSRVFSPLREESGDEELSVLPRHTKVVVTGNNRTKSVLVGLQGVVKKAVGLGGWHWLVLKNGVEVKLQRNALSVLEHPTGNEVDEEFDFDSSSSTDIGERENDFPTGMEFSKISKPRVRYSRPWAPMKSINRSCYKEVRSNVLIHHPQKVNLSKLGTSTLWKYWSTYNLGSMNCNPSKEQLIDAVQQHFASQHVDEVQGIVEFIHAARRLKSAGGSRRK
- the LOC141663539 gene encoding uncharacterized protein LOC141663539 isoform X2, producing MLEPVLCSSRVFSPLREESGDEELSVLPRHTKVVVTGNNRTKSVLVGLQGVVKKAVGLGGWHWLVLKNGVEVKLQRNALSVLEHPTGNEVDEEFDFDSSSSTDIGERENDFPTGMEFSKISKPRVRYSRPWAPMKSINRSCYKEVRSNVLIHHPKVNLSKLGTSTLWKYWSTYNLGSMNCNPSKEQLIDAVQQHFASQHVDEVQGIVEFIHAARRLKSAGGSRRK